In Sciurus carolinensis chromosome 16, mSciCar1.2, whole genome shotgun sequence, the genomic window tgaacctaggggtgctttactaagagctacctccccaaccctttgtttaattttgagatagggtctcactaagatggccttgaacttcccaTCCGCAGgcctgggcctcagcctcccaaatgacAGGGAGTGCACCAGTGCTCagatgtatttcattttcttattaactcattttattttttaaccaaagcTTAGATCTGTGATTGATAAAAGATAAAATCCTGTTGTTTACACAAGTTTAAGAAGATCCGTGTTAAGATTCAAGCAACTGGAGTTGGATCCTACACCCTTTGTTTAAGCCTAAAACCCAATGGGGAACTGAAGTTGGGCAGAGATCAGGGAATGAAGATTACGGCACCCGAGGGAATTCCGACTCTGCCTGACCCACCGCAGACTGGCACACCCGGGTGTTTTCCCCAAGTTGAGGCTCAGTAATGTCACCTGGTTTGCCTGAAAGCTGCCAGTTCCTAAGGGGCTCACATTAGAGTCCAGACCCAGGTCTGAGTTCCCCGTTCAGTCCCTCACCCCCGTCCTTACTCCTAAGCACACAAAGGAAACCTGAGTCAGAATCAagtcaacaacatttattgtcggtcatattttatagaaaaagcaTATGTAGGAAATGGGTCAGGGtcgtaaaaaaagaaaaaaaaagaaaaagaaatgcaggtTTCTTCATGTTGTTCTATTTACACGTGGAAGCGGGGCTCTCCCCACATCAGGCGCAGCAGCTGCACTTGTCCGCTGCCCCTTTGCAGACGCATCCCTGGGCACACTTGGCACAGCCCACggggcagcaggagcagcagcctgCGGGCGAGAGGAGGCGGCGATGAGCGCGGGAGAGAAAGGGCTCGAGGATCCGCCCTCCCCGCGGGGCTCCCTGCGGAGGCGCCGGCTTGGGACAGAATGAGAACCCGGGCGCCTCCGATCATCCCGCGGAGGGAAGAGCGGGCCGTGCGAGGGCTGGGGGCGTTGGGGGCGGGTCAGAGGCAGAGGCTCCACTTACTCTTCTTGCAGGAGGTGCATTTGCACTCTTTGCATTTGCAGGAGCCGGCGCAGGTGCAGGAACCACCTGGAAGGAGAAGGGCGGAGGTGAGGGCGGTTCCCGGACACCTGAGCGCCGGACTGCGCGCTAGGAGTCCGGGTGCGAAGGCTCGAGTCCACCTCGTGGGAGCCTGGCAAGCCGTTACCTCAGTGGCTCGCTGGTAAAAGGGGGGTTCGAATGATCTAGAATAGACAAATACACCCAACCGCTTTGGGAAGGGGCAGTTAGTACCCTGAAGTTAGGTGATTAGAGAAAGAGGGACCAGAAAttgcctccccagccccaccgGGGTCCCGCTCAGTTACCGGTGGCACAGGAGCAGTTGGGGTCCATGGCGAATCAAGCGGTGGCTGGAGTCCGCACACAGAAACGGCTGGATGGCAGGAACCTGGAGGAGGCGTGGTGGAGCGGAGCGCGCGAGCGCCGCCTTTATAGCTGGATCGAGCGGGGCGAGTGCAAAACTCCGCCCGGGCCGGGCGCAGTCTGCACTCGCCACGCGCGCTGAGTCACGCACCGCTCCGCGCGGCGCCCGGGGCCGAGCGCACCCGGCTGTGCACACGGACCTCAGGGCGCCAGTTCCGGGAAGGCGACCCACGTGCGCG contains:
- the LOC124966973 gene encoding metallothionein-1E gives rise to the protein MDPNCSCATGGSCTCAGSCKCKECKCTSCKKSCCSCCPVGCAKCAQGCVCKGAADKCSCCA